Part of the Zea mays cultivar B73 chromosome 4, Zm-B73-REFERENCE-NAM-5.0, whole genome shotgun sequence genome is shown below.
CAGCGAGTAGCTACTGGCAGGCAGCAGCGGCTCCTCGTCCGTCTATATATCCGTGTCTCTCTCACGCGCACCACTCACATTCTCTTGTCTCTTGCACATCCCCCGCTTCCTTCTTGGTCGTTTCTCCCCTTCTGATCCGTGCTAGCCAGCTTGCGTTGTGGCTGCTTGTCGCCAGATCTACCTATCCACCGTACCACAGTCGTCCACAGCGCGCGCTTACGATGGCGGTCGCCGCCGCTCGCCTTCTTCTTCGCGTCGTCGTCCTCGCGCTCCTCGCAGCCGCGCAGCAGGTCGTCGGGAAGAGCGCCGTGCTGTCTCTGCGGGAGTTGGATGGACGACGACGGAGTGCCGCGACGACGGATACCCGGAGCAGCCGCTACTACGTCGACGCAATGCTTGCTGAAACGCTAGGTACTGTGCAGTTCATGACGTACGTACGTGCTGGTGCTAGGTTTCCTCAGCTCCGATCCGTGTGACAGAAACTTTTGCATGCATTTGGAATTCGCAATCGATGTGTTCATGTTTCACAGGCACAGTATATTGCCCACGATAGTGAAGCTCACATGCAGTTGTTGTCATATGCATGCTCACTTCCCCATGTCTGCCATCTTCTTCAGGGGAGCACAAGAAAGCTGGGGCAGCAACAAGCGTGCTAGAGCTCAAGCGCCACTCCCTCACTGCCATCCCTGAAGACCCCGTCGCCCGCGACCGCTACCTCCGCCGTCTCCTCGCAGCCGACGAGTCGCGCGCCAACTCATTCCAGCCCCGCCGTAACAAGGACAGGGCATCAGCGTCCACGCAGTCCGCCTCGGCAGAGGTCCCGCTGACCTCGGGCATCCGGCTCCAGACGCTCAACTACGTCACCACCATCTCTCTCGGCGGCAGCTCCGGCTCGCCCGCCGCGAACCTCACCGTCATCGTGGACACGGGGAGCGACCTCACCTGGGTGCAGTGCAAGCCCTGCAGCGCGTGCTACGCTCAGCGCGACCCTCTCTTCGACCCCGCGGGCTCCGCCACCTACGCCGCGGTCCGGTGCAACGCCTCCGCGTGCGCGGACTCCCTCAGGGCCGCCACCGGCACGCCGGGATCCTGCGGTTCGACGGGGGCAGGCAGCGAGAAGTGCTACTACGCGTTAGCCTACGGCGACGGGTCGTTCAGCCGCGGCGTGCTGGCCACGGACACGGTCGCGCTCGGCGGCGCCAGCCTGGGCGGGTTCGTGTTCGGGTGCGGGCTCAGCAACCGCGGCCTGTTCGGCGGCACGGCGGGGCTCATGGGGCTCGGCCGCACCGAGCTCTCGCTGGTGTCCCAGACCGCGTCCCGGTACGGCGGCGTGTTCTCCTACTGCCTGCCGGCGGCCACCTCCGGCGACGCCTCAGGCTCGCTCTCCCTCGGCGGCGGGGACGACGCGGCGTCGTCCTACCGCAACACGACGCCCGTGGCGTACACCCGCATGATCGCCGACCCGGCGCAGCCGCCCTTCTACTTCCTCAACGTCACCGGCGCGGCCGTCGGCGGCACCGCCCTCGCGGCACAGGGGCTGGGCGCCAGCAACGTGCTCATCGACTCCGGCACGGTGATCACGCGCCTGGCGCCGTCCGTGTACCGCGCCGTGCGCGCCGAGTTCATGCGCCAGTTCGGCGCCGCGGGCTACCCGGCCGCCCCGGGGTTCTCGATCCTGGACACGTGCTACGACCTGACGGGGCACGACGAGGTGAAGGTGCCGCTGCTGACGCTGCGGCTGGAGGGCGGGGCGGACGTCACCGTGGACGCGGCTGGGATGCTGTTCGTCGTGAGGAAGGACGGCTCGCAGGTGTGCCTGGCCATGGCGAGTCTGTCGTACGAGGACGAGACGCCTATCATTGGCAACTACCAGCAGAAGAACAAGAGGGTGGTGTATGACACGCTGGGGTCCAGGCTAGGCTTCGCTGACGAGGACTGCAACTATGTATAGAGACTTGACAGGGAAGAGGATGTGGAATATCGGATTTCTAGTTATATGTTGCATGAACTATGCCCGCCTAACTACTGAATGTAGTTTGATGATCAAATCCCATAGTTTTAATATGACTAAAATCTTTACAATTTGATGGCTCCAGTTAGAATAGGCCATAATGTAGAGTAGAATATCATGACAGCTTTCTTAATATACCGAAAAAGAGCAATAGATATAGAATGCAGAGGAAGAATTATGTATTAGATGTCACACTATTTTGTGTTCACACCCACTACCGGACTCGTCTTTTTTTGccgagacactcggcaaataccattttacactcggcaaaaaatACTCGACAAGCATTTTATCAgcaaagagttctttgccgagtaattttttcggacactcggcaaagaaaaaagCACTTGGTAAATTAACAATCGCAAAAAAAACCCAAAAAAAGCaaaatatttttaaaattataGTAACAACTATCCAACCACTACCCATCGCCCTATCACTTTTCACcgttattttgaatcaaatttacatgttttgtCAAAAGTCAAATTTTCTTTTCAATATCTTTCTTTTTTCAGAATTCTATTTTTGTTCTTCCACCCATGCAATATAGAGCGAATGAGAAAAGAGGGGTTTCCCTTAAAATAGGCTTTGAAATAGAAATCTGCtgaatttaaatgtttatttatttatttcttttctatagtataagaaaaatgaattaacagggcgtttggatcccttcattttatagGAATTAGAATTCACTTAATGAAGTTACCTATTTAGCTTGGAATTTGATATTCCAtcactttccaaagttctaatataagcttatctcaaattcatggtgtGGTggatgggaaatgattttatgtattaATAGTATTTGTTTCTATTGTATAACTTATAAGACACTTTTTaactcactcctctatagtaaaaatataacacataaatatctccgacatcttgctaataataatatactgatatattttgcataaaaccgaattagctcaattgatatatgcctaaattactattattaggatGGAATTCATTTccaattgttgggggccttcgtctttcgaaggtcatcaaaacatgatttaacaatgtttcccgagtgtaatatatgaacaggtgccttcggatttggatcagaaccacacagtgtgaaaagcacgaataatacgaaggttgatgcagcgctgaagctacgtgcaagggagcttcggcataacggcagaaaagggaaccgacttaaaagggaaaaggctatttagacctcggtggattaccttaaagttattagcaaatgtaaagggcatgggtgtaattttacacgggttgtgtctcgtacctataaatagatgaacaatacctctgtactgttcacgctgacttgtatttgctcgtgcgtcacgcttatacttttttaccttctgtcaagccgaaggtacacatgtaattcaatattatttctatttttccatgatgatAAAATAAAGATGAGgtgataatgttatataattgctcatgttatctcttacatttcatatgcttctccttttattaacatatactgcgatgatgaaggtatgtccttcatgacttttgtctaaagatcattatatcctaaggaaaataatgtttcgaaggacgaatggcattaacatttaatttttttagtgttgccttgttcttaactcatagcacttgagaacaagtccccaacattggcgcccacctccggtgaacccttttttcgaccaccttcggcaagcactgaccttcgtcatgccaccgaagaaagcttcagcgctaggggctaccgcactgcagccactggacccaaatcaggagaccctttctcttcgagaggcccgaagccagaagaggaaagccactagcccaacactccaggaggaggagttggaccaagaaatcagaaacatggagataatccatcagcaagtgttggggacttgttctcaaatgctatgagttaagaacaaggcaacatagaaaatgttaatcgttaaagtccttcgtccttcgaagcattatttcccttaggatataatggtttttggacgaaggttatgaagggcgtaccttcgtaaattcattatacaatgacgaaggataaaatgtagggaatacaaaagacaacataaacaattatatattatcatgtataaacagaaatatcgttgaattataaatgtaccttcaacttgaaagagatgatagtacaagcgtgacgcaaaaagcgaatgccaagtcagcgtccccagtacgggggtactgttcatctatttataggcacgggactcaacccatacaaaattacattcatgccctttacacttgataataattctatagtaatctatcggggtctaaatagccttttcatctttaagtcggcttcactttttgctgccacgccgaagctttcctgctcacaccttcggcgctgtatcaaccttcgtattattctggtctactgtgatgccgacttgagtccgaagatacctgttcacacattatactccagaaatactgttaaatcctgtttttgaggaccttcggcagccgaaggtccccaacagtagcccctcgcaatattaatttgttttaaaataataaatttaaattgcgacatggacgaaggttttacgccgaaggtccgaaaaaacaccttccctttgctagaatagcaacattcactgacaagtggggtctttcaattttcaacgcacttggcgtataaatacggtcataccgcaagctcatttgacacgctctctggccaactgctcccgctcactcaatttttagctcttgtgcactaagatttgctaagcttttagttttgaagcttcggctttgaaaatagttttttagtgtctccgaagatgtctgaagataagaagactgctgctgagatgaagctgagcctcgacgaagagaaaaacttggggtttcttatagcgatgtcaaaaaccaatacagaaaaaatcaccaaggaaattctggagggtttgtctgaagatactggtgacagtgacagttatgatgtggacagtggtggtgaagactccgaagatcgtccctggcgaccaagccattcagtttatggtaaatcaactatcaaagagaatcatcttgtgaacatgagaggaaggtatttccgggatttgtccattgtgagggccgacgaaggggaaaaaacttgtccacaccctgaagaaaatgaattcgtagtgtaccgaagctttttgaaagctggactgcgatttcccttgagcagcttcgttgtggaggtgctgaaaatcttcgaagtctatcttcaccaacttacccctgaggcaatcataaggctgaatatcttcgtgtgggccgtaaaaagccaaggtctgaagcctgatgcaaaaagcttctgcaatatacacgaattatcctacgaaacaaaaccttggggtaaggaacagtatcataataattttggctgctacagtttcgtttctcggtccgggtcaagctgtcccgtgccaacctttcggaagagatggcccggagactggatgacagaatggttttatgtgaagaatgacctgtcagtacgagaagatatcaaaggtgtaattatgcgccctatttggcaaagcttcggccttcggaggccgaaggttgaaatgaatgaagctgccgaaaaatgccagagggccttcggcgttatctgttcttttattggaacaagagatttagtacaagagcatattgccttcagggtatggccgctcgcggagaaatgggaaatgccacaagaaaccataaaggaggccgacgaaggtggacttatcaggctgaagtacacttttaagttcggagataaattcgttgagccagatgatgactggttaaaaagtattgaaaatttaagtgatgaactgcttggggcttattcgaaggccgaagatactgcaatgtcagcagccttcagaggccgaaaaaagaagaggctgaatcgggtatttgatgcaatcgggttcgtctaccctgactattgctatcccattcgaaggcagaagagaaaaaacacaacctctgcaaaagaagaagctgcaactgctcctagcgagccagaaccgaaaagaaagaagattaaggtcctcacacatcggccacgctatattgaaccagcttcggtgcctgagtttaccggagaaacttcttcggccaccgaggctaaaaagccaaccaaaccaaccttgctgccagaagttgcagaaatggccgaaacgccaaagaggatagaattggaagaaccgaagatttcgcTACTAGAAaccgaagaaatggccgaagcgccatccacagaaaaaatggaaaaagtgaaaaaaccaactgaagaaaaaacatcagaagttgtgagtcctgcagcaaatgttgagacagtaaaaaatcaaaaagtgccagcagtgactccgaaaagaaagagaatggctaatgtgctagatgtactggaaacaatcaaatcttcaagcacacctccgaagaaggctgctgtcactcctgaaacaacaactgaaatttctgatactaaaacTCCAGAGCAAGaacctgaagccgaagctgggtcctcagagcccgcaaagataaaatccttggaaagtgaggcagaaaaaataacaaagccaacttttgttgaagaaatcggtgtcattgcccccgaagcatcccccaaagttcacgattatattgttcgtcatgcttcggggaaaaaactatcagaaaaagaagagcaagaggcccagcgctacgcccaaaaactgaagtatccaaagggggcgttaatattcaatggcagtggagaagaagactttttgtattgtctccctgacagcaaagaaatttctgtctgccaggagatgagcaagagcttcggattcccaacactggaagacgggctctcagtgttatcgaaaaatgatttggccgacagcctagcatataatagcttaaaggtacaacaaATGGAATCTTTGTAATTTCTTGCTGGGACCAAAATTTTTCCTTTAGTTAaatttattgacacacacatatttctctttgcagggcttgatacttagcaatgccctcagggcacagaaagttactgaagacgaagggtgtactatagccctgagcaaccttcgttccgaagtaattgaactgaggaacgaaggtctcgaaaaagataagatattacattcattgataaataaaataaaagaagacgaagctgcttttaaaagtcaagctgaagctcagaagcgcgaaattgaagatcttcggaaacaactggccagagccaaggaagaacgcatacttgaagaaacaaagcgagaactcagcgaccaatgggcagatcacttagaaggaactgttgaagagcttcggtcatccaagaagagatgctataacaaatctatagagtgtgttaagaagttaaaggctagcttcgccagggtcggcgccttctcaagcgaagaaaactttacaagaggcaatcccgaaggtcccatcgaatggatcgaccacgaagctgaggcattcgaagaaattttaaatagccgtggagacatatgtgctttctctggtgccagaggaattgccaccattttagagaagaagggttgcgaacatgtaaaaagtttagcacaatccgaagctgctttgtcctttgaagatgcaagagatccttcggccgaagctagcatgatcggtggaaaatttttcaccgatatctgggataatggtggccgagaaatggccggagaaattattcaaaaaagtgaaaagggcattcacgatgctagagaagtggctgaggctgctgaaaagagcgtagagcccgaaggtcaattaggtattaactaatagtttttattgtgttgtaattttaggttttaaaattcgtttgcaatttgtaatagcaatgtagccgtatcctgtcctacttcagattctgctaaagcgtcttcgggccctcagccgaaaggagatgacgaaataaaaaagatggctgaagctattatggacgaagtcgtcaatcggctcctgaacgaggctgcagaagtcgttttgagagaggattaagtattattgtaaaaacttctgaaatgtaatatattgtaacattttgtaaccctgaatgtaatatacctgtttttattgcataattctttacgatgcatgaaactttatacgtaccgcttttgagtctttgacgaaaaaacaccttcccttcttttcatgcttcgtgaagaagaatttttctttgtcacaacaatgtccagtgttctgatgaataatatccaggcttcgtgaagatattttccgaagctacacctccgaagatcaataatgtatctctttgtgacattatgatttttcccttttttcaaaacgtttcCCCTTtcttcaaaacgttcttctgtagattaatattgtgtccatctcttgtgccatatgcaacatgatgtatgatgcttatgctatgcgaaatgatgcgatgatgttatgttatgtgaggtgatgtttattccgaagatgtacgcacatccctgcaataaaacacaatcttttataagcctcccttaggagcttcttcgccttttacttcagcggaatcagcgtttatttttcgctgtaagcctcccttaggagcttcttcgccttttactttcagcggtattcgcgttgacttttcgcgcttcgccttttacttaggcggtatcagcgttgacttttcgctgtatgctctgcattccctttggaacgactttggagcagaaaacttacactgcgctccctttggagcgactttttgtgacttcggcaaacttactctgcgttccttagaacgactttttgttgcttcgaagaattttcgataatccgaaggtcctctttgttatcataaacctttaaacttcaacaacttaggcctgtgaagagAATATATTTTCCttttggcaaacaacgaaactatattcatgaaatctaaacaatgtcctttattacacagaaaagaagactgaataagaaagactgcttatttaggtaggatatttgtcaatatatgtgctttgactctggcacagtgctgttgactgtacgagcttcggactgctctctgaagtccctttggtgtggagcatactgactcccttctggctgctggccttgttgcagcggaggtggaggcggaggctgttgccaggaagcttgaggttgactcgccgaagcaacagaaactgcatggtggttgcccacatattctgggatgtaaggtgaatgatacgaagcagtatgcatgacctgcttcggctgagcttgctgtgctgcggcttcggctatttccttttgcttctggatggtaacatggcacatcctggtggtatggcctttgttctcaccgcaaaacaagcaaaaaattcttcttggttgatccccgaatcttccgccgaagcccctggcgcctctgcctcttggggctagTGGTCGGAAGagcccttgctgttgccccgaagcctgtgaggaacactgtggcctttgctgttggctccctcgatcatcattttgagcagagttgtggattgatctaacatgcctcggataaaaccttcctccgaagcccctggtcatctcagaaaacctaaaagcctcctcccttctttggcggaaatcattatcggcccgaatgtactcgtccatcttctggagcagcttctccaaagtttgagggggcttcctagcgaagtactgagctgacggtcctggtcgaagccccttgatcatggcctcaatgacaatttcattgggcaccgttggcgcctgtgccctcaaatgcaggaacctccggac
Proteins encoded:
- the LOC100382168 gene encoding Aspartyl protease family protein At5g10770 precursor; translated protein: MAVAAARLLLRVVVLALLAAAQQVVGKSAVLSLRELDGRRRSAATTDTRSSRYYVDAMLAETLGEHKKAGAATSVLELKRHSLTAIPEDPVARDRYLRRLLAADESRANSFQPRRNKDRASASTQSASAEVPLTSGIRLQTLNYVTTISLGGSSGSPAANLTVIVDTGSDLTWVQCKPCSACYAQRDPLFDPAGSATYAAVRCNASACADSLRAATGTPGSCGSTGAGSEKCYYALAYGDGSFSRGVLATDTVALGGASLGGFVFGCGLSNRGLFGGTAGLMGLGRTELSLVSQTASRYGGVFSYCLPAATSGDASGSLSLGGGDDAASSYRNTTPVAYTRMIADPAQPPFYFLNVTGAAVGGTALAAQGLGASNVLIDSGTVITRLAPSVYRAVRAEFMRQFGAAGYPAAPGFSILDTCYDLTGHDEVKVPLLTLRLEGGADVTVDAAGMLFVVRKDGSQVCLAMASLSYEDETPIIGNYQQKNKRVVYDTLGSRLGFADEDCNYV